The genomic segment CTTTATCAAAAACATGATTACAGGCACATCACAGGTTTGTAGGATTAATAAGGTGAAAGTTGGGCCTGTCTTAGGTGGAAAAATGGTGGTGGACTCGTCCCACGTAAGAGTTTTCCTTTAACAGGATGCGGCCTTGTTTTCTTTCAAAGGCTGATTGCGCCGTCCTGATAGTTGCTGCTGGTGTTGGTGAATTTGAAGCAGGTATCTCCAAGAATGGGCAGACCCGTGAGCATGCCCTTCTGGCTTACACACTGGGTGTGAAGCAGCTAATTGTTGGTGTTAATAAAATGGATTCCACTGAGCCACCCTACAGCCAGAAGAGATACGAGGAAATCGTTAAGGAAGTCAGCACCTACATTAAGAAAATTGGCTACAACCCCGACACAGTAGCATTTGTGCCAATTTCCGGTTGGAACGGTGACAACATGCTGGAGCCAAGTGCTAATGTAAGTGATTTTCTCCAGACAGTTGAAAAAAGTGAACTTGGGAAACGTGAAAATGTTCGTTGGTTGACAATCTTGTGTTCTAGATGCCTTGGTTCAAGGGATGGAAAGTCACGCGTAAGGATGGCAGTGCCAGCGGGACCACGCTGCTTGAAGCTCTGGATTGTATCCTGCCACCAACTCGTCCAACTGACAAGCCCTTGCGCCTGCCCCTTCAGGATGTCTACAAAATTGGTGGTAAGTTGACTGACCAGAATGTATAATGTAGCTTGTGCAAGTGGCCACAGCGCCTTCTGCCTCTACATAAGGTATTTATGGTGCTGTGAATGTTTCAGGTATTGGTACTGTGCCCGTGGGCCGAGTGGAGACCGGTGTCCTCAAACCTGGCATGGTGGTCACCTTTGCTCCAGTCAACGTGACGACTGAGGTGAAGTCTGTTGAAATGCACCATGAAGCCTTGAGTGAAGCTCTTCCTGGGGACAATGTGGGCTTCAACGTCAAGAACGTGTCTGTCAAAGATGTTCGTCGTGGCAATGTGGCTGGTGACAGTAAAAATGACCCGCCGATGGAAGCAGCTGGCTTCACGGCTCAGGTAACACTATCCCCAGCGACACGTTCCCACTTCCTGCCAGGGCTTGTCTGGGAGGCTCCCTAACCGCACGTTTCTTCTCCAAGGTGATTATCCTGAACCATCCAGGCCAGATCAGTGCTGGCTACGCTCCCGTGCTGGATTGTCACACGGCTCACATTGCCTGCAAGTTCGCTGAGCTGAAGGAGAAGATTGATCGCCGTTCTGGGAAGAAGCTGGAGGATGGCCCCAAGTTCCTGAAGTCCGGAGACGCCGCCATTGTCGACATGGTCCCGGGCAAGCCCATGTGTGTGGAGAGCTTCTCTGACTACCCTCCTCTGGGTAAGGAGGATGCCGCGTGCCCAGAAATATTAGAGATGAGAATAGTGCTTTTGTGTACCAGTTGTTTctgatgtaaaatgtaaaatttgtcTCAACAGGCCGCTTTGCTGTTCGTGACATGAGACAgacagttgctgtgggcgtcaTCAAAGCCGTGGACAAGAAGGCCGCTGGAGCTGGCAAGGTCACCAAGTCCGCCCAGAAAGCTCAGAAGGCTAAATGAATATTACCCCCAACCCCTGCCACCCCAGTCTTAATCAGTGGTGGAAGAACGGTCTCAGAACTCTTTGTCTCAATTGGCCATTTAAGTTTAATAGTAAAAGACTGGTCAATGATAACAATGCATCGTAAAACCttcagaaggaaaggagaatgttTTGTGgaccatttgtttctttttgtgtgtgtggcagtTTTAAgttattagtttttaaaatcagtaCTTTTTAATGGAAACAACTTGACCAAAAATCTGTCACAGAATTTTGAGACCCATTAAAACAACAGTTTAATGAGAAACGTGTCTTCTTTGGTCAAACCTGTAACTTTACACAGTAGTACTTAAAGACTTGAGTTACTAATTATTTTTGGTGTTACATAGGCTAAACTATCTGTTGATTCTTAGTTAACATTTTTCTGCGTGGGAACTTGAATTTCAGCTGCTTCTAGGGGAGGATCAAAGCACATAGTGAAGTACAGGGGTGTCTTAGTGCAACACAGGGTAAATGAGAGTTCATTTTCATGTAAGCTCTATAGAAAAGGCTGAGTTTTGTAATAAAGCATGTATGTGTTGCATATAAGTTTTTGTGGAGTTTTAACTTTGTCAAATTTTAGTTAACTGGAATGCATTTCTCACATCTTAAAGACTTAAAGTGTGAGAGTTAAGTAGCACCAAGCATTGTCCCACTAGAGTTCAATTGTGTTTCAGATTCTAGGAAAATGGAAGTGTATTTCCTGTCACTTGGAAGTCTTCCGCTAGGAGTTGTCATCGAGTGAGGAACGTTGCCACACTGGAGATGTGGGTGAGGAGGTGCACTGGCAAGATGACAGCCTCAGTGAGGGGAAGGACCCTTTTGGACTGGAGTGCAGGAGCATTATTGCTTTTAGGTAGAAAAGTGTTCAGGTATCACTCAAGATTTTACAGAAAGGAATGTTGGAAGGTAATGATTTGAGGTTGCTAAAGTGTGACAGGTGGGCAGCATGAAAGTAAGCAGCCCTTAGAGTAGGATGCTTTGGTGATGCCTGCAGTgtgattggtgtccttataacaGCAAGCTGGTTTTGGAACAGTTGGGCATttgaaaaacaatggaaaattttGACTAAAACTGTGGGGCagtacttcagttttgcttttggaaAGTTTTTAAGCTTGTAAGTGGCAGAGTCCCAGGATACCTTAAGTTTTGTAAGCAAACGTAGGCTAACTGGAATGTGTAACTACAGCAACTGAGGAGAGTTAATAGTTGAGAAACTCACTAATTCTAAACAAAATGCCTTCTCACTTAAGTACTTGAGGCATTTGATGGGGTCTTTAGAGTTTATATAGTTAGGCAACTATCcctaccctgcccccaccccccattaAGAGTGCTTACTGTTTGATTAAATGAAATGGGTAAGGTCTTCGATAGCTAGTGATAAAATAGGCAACTGGTATAaagcaaattgtagaatttgctCAGATTCATTACCCCACACCCCCTCGGGTTTAATTTGTAGAAGATCGCTACCACTATAAGGAATGGTAGGGAAGGATGAGTTAAGTGTCAGTGGACCCACCCAGCCTGGGTACTTCCTCCAAAGAGCCTGGTAGGTGTAAGCCTAAACAATTGTCTGATTTCAGCGCCCCCTACTGGTGGTCACtgcaaatttaaaatgaatttacaaatTCAGGATAAAGTAGCTTTTGCTGAGTTTTCTACATATGAAAATCACCCTTTTTTTGTTTGAATTGGTTAAAAGCAAAATTGATGCATAAAAGCTCAAACTAGTGAATAACTGTTTTGGCCATAGCAGAGCTGTTGTTTTGTCCTTAGCTTTACTAGAGTTGGTATTGATAATTTATCTCCCAGATCTGACAGGGCACAGGGTCAAGTGCCTGAGTCTGATGGTCTCACTGCTTTTCTATGAGGAATATCAACAATTTTTGTCTATTATGTTCCACTATTCCAGCATTAGGTCACTACTTGGCTGCATTACCCGGATAACCTTTCAAACAGGTTTGAGTGACATGGCCATTTATGTCTAAACTGGTAATACCAAAAGGTTTCACCCAGCTGGAAACCCTCATTTTGAACACCCTGGCTCCCATCACATTAGCTGCAGCTGTCAAAAACTGATTTCCCCCATGTCCCTGAGAACAAGGTTGCCTTGACTTTTTGAATATATGGTATTTTAATGTTACGTTTGAAACGAGAATGTGAATTGACCACAAATCTGCAGGAAAGTCAGTAATGAACCTAGGAGGATGACTCAAGTTTGAGGTCTAGTGTGGCAGCAAGATTAACActggaaacaatttttttcacACATGGTAATTTATCTGGTACTTCAAGTTTGCCCAATAAAGGCTACTGACTACGGTTCAGAGCTGATTTTCAATAGTTTCAGTATGGGGTGGGAAAATCTGAAGAATACATCTATGAGTTTTTCATTAAAACAGTTGGAAGGGAACCTTTTATGCAGAGTTGAGGTTGGAGCACATGCTGTGTATAACCATTTTCATAGCATCAAGAGTTCCTGGAGTGGGCAACCCTAGAGAAAGGGTGGCCACTTCTGTGTCGGAGGTGCTCCATGCATCAGGTGCGGACACTCGAGGGCCAGTCCATTTGTTAGGGAATGCGGTAGAAGAAAAGATGATTCAGAGACTTGCAGTGTGTCTGGGGACAGAGAGCATGAGGTGTACTACCTGTGGTGGGAAGCAGAGCTGCTGTCCAGGTGAGGTTAGATGCTTTTTCCTTTAGAAGAAGCATCGGGcatgttttcccttttttacCTTCCTGAAGTTTTTCCTGATGTGGTTTTACTTTTCACAATTTTTTATCTCCAAGCCCTTGTTCTGTCACCCAGGTGGCACCAAAGGCACTTCCATTATTTGTAGGTCTTGAGCTAAGTTGACTAGTTAAAAACTAAAATTGCCGCCTCACTATTGTAAGTATATTATTTGCTCAGTTGGTAGTGATTCAGAAGAGAGAAACTTGGTGACCTTGTGAGGAAACTGCCACCTGGCTCCTGAAAGGTTAACCTCTGGTCTCATGGAAATCTGCGGGGGACCCAGTGATGGCGGTCTGCTTCCTAAATGAAGGGCTGTGCTCTTCTCTGGCCCCACCAGCAGAATGAGTGAGGAGAAGGGAGGGTCCCCGGTCTTGGACTGCCTGTAGGCCCCAGGGGTCTCGAGTGGGGAGCTCAGTCCGCTCTTGGGAGGCCTGGCAACAAAGGTAACACTACCTTAACATCAAAGTCACAGCCTAAGAAAAGTGTATTAGAAAAGTTTGATTTAGTAATAAGCTAGAGATTTGAAAGTTCCCACCTTTTTAAAGGTATTATATACACTCAAAAGttcatcatttttaaagtatatagttAGGTAAGTTTTAACAGATGTATAGTTCACCACTACTAAGGTAAAAAATAGTTCCATCATCCCTGCTCCCCAACTTCCCATGTGCCCCTTTGTAGTCAACCCCCCTCCACCCCGAATCCTTGGTAAACACTGATTTTTCTGTtgcaataattttgtttttatagcaaTGTTATATATCTGGATTCATAAAGTAAATAGCCTTTTTGATTCTGGGTTTTTTAACTTCGCATGATATTTGATAACCATTTTACATCGATAAGCTGTTCTAATGGATGTAAGTTTTCCATTCCCATCTGAGGGAcgtttgatttttctcttcaattttagttaaaaataaagcCACTATAAACATTCATATAGCAGATGTGTGTGTGCCTAGGTGTTGGTCTGTGTGAGGTCAGTGGGATCGCTGGGTCGGAGGACGGGTATGTGCGCCTTGAGACTTAACTGCCAAGGTGACTGAGCCCTAAGTAACAGACTTTTAAGTGAAGCTtgctttgttactttgctataattaattttttaaaggaaaataattcgaTTATTACACAGATTCTGTAAAACAGTGGAGAACtactttgtgttttgttttttttaaattgtaactgGTGTGTCAAGCATTCTCCAGATTGGGGTTAGAGTTGTGAACACAGTGGACACAGTTCTTGGCTTTAGAGTTTATAATGTAGTGGGAGAGATAGATATTAACTAAATGAGTAGATAATTTTAAGTTGTGAGCATGCTTTGAAGGAAAACAAGGGCAAAGTGTTAAAAGGGATACAATTTGGACTGGCTAGAGAAGCTGTTAGGAAtagctgagacctgaagggtaAGTAGGAGGTTAATTGGAGAATATGATAACATTTTATTAACCTTATTAAACCACTCAGTACCTGAAGCTTAACTTGTCCTCATAACATTTACGTCGaatcaaaaaaatcaaaactttaaCCTATTCAAATCCACTTTGAATACATTCATTGACATCTCAGCTTGATTACGGGTCAATGTGGATGTCATTGGGTGGGGAACTCAATCCTTACAACAGCCTTTGTAGGGGCAGGTATGGGGAGGCTCTTACATCATCCCGTTcattgttggatttttttttatattaagtatgGCTGCTGGTACTTAAGATCATGGCTGGGCCATTCTCTAGGATAATTGAACTGTGTCATTTTCTTACCAGAGCTACTAATTGAAGGCACCTATTAATACTCCGTCACATCTGACGTGAAAACGCTCAGTTCCTACTGCTGTTTCTTAACCTTAGATCACATAGTTTCTAGATTCCCCTGCTGTTCTTTCCAGTTTATAGCTTTTAAAGTATTTCCACCAAAATTGAATGTATTATAGGTACGGGTGTGGATGTGGACAGAGTGCTTTTATTGTGACCCATGAGAGAAGTCACCGAACTTGGCCTCTTAATTCCCTAAATTGATGCACATGGACTCGATGGTCGGTGGTGGAAGTGGGGGGAAGTGCCTTTCATCATCTCTAGTGGGCTTCATACTGTCCGTCTCGAGATTGTTGTGGGGGTGAAATGAGTTAGTGGCTACAGACCAGCCCATACCTTGCCTGGTGTAC from the Manis javanica isolate MJ-LG chromosome 16, MJ_LKY, whole genome shotgun sequence genome contains:
- the EEF1A1 gene encoding elongation factor 1-alpha 1, translating into MGKEKTHINIVVIGHVDSGKSTTTGHLIYKCGGIDKRTIEKFEKEAAEMGKGSFKYAWVLDKLKAERERGITIDISLWKFETSKYYVTIIDAPGHRDFIKNMITGTSQADCAVLIVAAGVGEFEAGISKNGQTREHALLAYTLGVKQLIVGVNKMDSTEPPYSQKRYEEIVKEVSTYIKKIGYNPDTVAFVPISGWNGDNMLEPSANMPWFKGWKVTRKDGSASGTTLLEALDCILPPTRPTDKPLRLPLQDVYKIGGIGTVPVGRVETGVLKPGMVVTFAPVNVTTEVKSVEMHHEALSEALPGDNVGFNVKNVSVKDVRRGNVAGDSKNDPPMEAAGFTAQVIILNHPGQISAGYAPVLDCHTAHIACKFAELKEKIDRRSGKKLEDGPKFLKSGDAAIVDMVPGKPMCVESFSDYPPLGRFAVRDMRQTVAVGVIKAVDKKAAGAGKVTKSAQKAQKAK